TAATCCCGTCACGCAGCTTTTGCGCAAGATTCTCTGCCTTTGTTTCATTTTTGCCGGAGGTCGAAATTATTATCCCTCCGCCATTTTCAGCCTTTAAATAACCGTCGTCAGTAATTTGCTTTACAGTTTTATCAACAGCTTCTTTTATATCTTTGTGGCGAAGGTTATCGGCGCCTATTTCTTTCAAAATCTTTTCGCCATCACTGTTTACTGCTTTTACAGACAGCACTCGCTCAAATCGGTTGAGTGAATATTCTATCGATGGGTTAACGTCAAGCCCCACATATGAATACGGAGTGAAGTATGCTAAAGTGCTTGTGGTGCATAGCATCAGAACTGCGGCGGCAGATGCCGACCATGCGGCAATTTTTTTGTCTATTCTTGTTTTCTTTATCTCGATGATCTGCCCAACGGCATAATTTTTGTTTTTGACTTTAATTATCCTGCTGTCGTCTGCTAAAGCCGCCGCGTATTTATCTCGAAATTCAACGATAACAGCTTTCATGTTCAATCTCCTTTTTGATCGATTCCATATATTCGCCAAGACAGGGATAATCTCCGGTCAAGATTTCAATTGCCGCTATTATATATCTACGATGACGCTCTAAAATTTTTCGGGGAATCTTGCAGCTTTTTTCAATTTCTTTTATTGGTAATTGTCTATACAAACGCATATCTTGAATAAGAAACGTGTTTTGCACTAGAAAGGATATCGCCTTTGCACAGGCTTTTTGGGTCTTCCCTGCTTTCGGTGAGCATCCGGTAAGGTCGAAAAATGAGAATCCATATTGTGAAAATGTCTCATTTGCCGCTTCAATCTCAACCTTAAGCTGATCATTGCTGTCCTGAGCTTTTTGCTCAACCACCTTACGGTAAATCGCAAGATCATCATCGTAATCCTCGGGGTCTGTGTTGAATACGGCTGGGTTTACCACAATCTCATTTTTCTTTTTCGAGTTTGATCTGTAGTAATCAATTAGCTTTCTTTTTATCACCACATTTGCGAAACCGAGAAAGCTGCCTTTTTTCAAATCATAGGTATTAACCGCATTAGTAAACGCAGAAAGCGCCAGCGACCATTCATCATCGCTTTTGGTTATATAGCGATGTGTTGCCCGGGAGGCGCACTGTAAGATATATGTTTCATTTATACTGATAAGTTCGTTTAAAACCCGCTCATCAGCAGCGGCGCTGACCGCCATCTGATCCAAATCCCGCATCCGCAATCTCCTAACGCAATTACTGTATTCATTATAACACTAAACAGTATACAAAGCCCTCGGTTTTTTCTGGAGGGCTTTGTATGCTATTAAGTTTTATTTCTTTTTGGAGTTTTGGTGCTGAGCTTTGCCTGACTGATGAGATTTAGCTGATTTTCCCGGGGCAGCGGGCTGAGCGCCATTTTTCCCGTGATTATTGTCCTTGACAGATTTATCGGATTTTTTATTCTCTTCCCGTATTATAGTTACAGTATAAGTTTTGGAAGCGTCACCGTTTGTCACAACGATCAAAACCTTATTTTCGCCGACATTCAGTCTTACATTTCCGCCATTGGTATTTCTTGTTGTAAAAGGTGCACCGTTTATTGTAATCACTGCATTTTTATCTACAGCTTTGGGAATCAGCATTATTTTTTCTCTTGCATAGGGAACGCTTACTGTGAAATCAGTCATATTCGGATTATCTTTTAGTTTGATATGAGCAAGATTTATGCTCTTAAGATCCACAGAACCAGCTGTGCTTGTTTCTTCAGGCTGTTTGGTAATTGTTATGCTATATGTCTTTGTTACCTCGCCGAGTGTAACAACTATCGCAGCATCTGTTTTATCCTCTGCGAGAGAAATATTTGCTTTTCCGTCCACAAGGCCTACTCCATTAACTGTAATTACAGCGTTTGTATTAGCAGCTGTGGGAGTTATCTCGACCTGCTCTGTATCTGACGGGACAGCTGCGGTATAAGAAGTAACTTCTCTGATAAAGTCAGGTGCAAGGTTTCCGCAGCTTAATGTTATGGAAGTAAGATCAGCATCAGTGAAATCCGCTGGTTTTTCACGAGTGACTGTAATGTTATAAACTTTAATGTTGCCGTTTTGGGCTGTGACGTTAACAGCGATTAAATTTTCTCCTTCATTAAGCGCTAATGGCAAAGAAGAACTGCCGGCTTCAATGACGGCATCGCCGATTTTCACTGTTGCAGTGGGCTGTTCAGCAGTTGGGGTCACTGTGATGCTTTCAACAGCGTTCTCAACGTTTGCTTTATACTCAGTAACATCGCTTGAAAACTCTGGATATAATGTGCCGCTGCTTAATGAAAGTCCACTAAGATCAGCAGAATCTTCCGCTGCCTGTCTTGTAACTGTAATAGTGTAAGTTTTTGTCGCCGAGCCATCTTCTGATGTTACAACAACGGGTATCGTATTTTCTCCTTCGCTAAGCTCAACAGTGACAAAAGGCGTAATGCCTGTAATAGCTATATCTTTTACTGTCACAACACCATTGTCAGCAGCTGCCGGTGTTACCGTCACGCTGACTGTAGAGTATGGTACGTTTGCGCTATAGGCTGTGATATCGCTTGAAAATTCAGGGGTAAATACAATATCTCCGAGGCTTAAGGAGCTTAAGCCGGCGTTTGACGACGCAAAACCGAACACGGCTCCACTCGCGGCAATTGCAAAACATAAAGCAAAAGCACAAATCATTCGTAATACTTTTTTGGTTTTCATACCATTCCTCCAAAATCTCTTATTTAGTACGCTATTACTTAATTCGCTTTGAAGGTTTATTATTTTGGGGTATCCATGAAAAAAATAAGATGCTGTTGCAAAATAAATTTGCGAAAGCAGCTTAATAAATACAAAAATGCGCTTTGAAATGGCTTTTGGTGGCCAAATCAGGGCGCATTTTGTGCATTATTTTTCTAAAGGGGCGTCTTGCAACAGCCCCTTACTCGAAACTAAGTATTACACGTTTTTAAGTTCTTCTAAGGTATGGTCTATTTTTTCCTGAGGAACACGCCCCCTTGCAAACTTTAAAACGTCGTTTAGTGACATATTCCACGCCATACGCATAAGCATAGGATTCACAATATTCGAAAATTCCTGTTCAAGTATATTTTTTGCTTCAGGATTAGAAGCTATTTCACCTATTGTAATCTGGTTATTTTTAAGATCCATCTATCTGCCCTCCTAAAATGGTTTCATATCATTGTATGTTATTATATTCCTTATCGTGTTTTGAATATTACTTTTTAATCTATATAAAAAAGGTATTATTTTATTCAAAGTAAAAGACATCTTCAAAACTTTTATCGAGAGCAACGCATATAAGCAAAGCCAGCTTGGCGCTGGGGCAAAATTGCAGATTTTCAATCGAACTTATAGTCTGTCGCGAAACATTAACCATTTCGGCCAAATCGCCCTGTGATATTCTCTTTTCAGCGCGCCACATCCTAATGCGATTATTAAATTTCAATTCATTTTCCATTCAAATTACCACGTTTGAAAAATATAGACCAATAAAAATCCAACAGCAGCAATCATACCGCAAACAGCTGTTAACAGTGCGCTTTTGGTTTTAAGAATCCTGTACTGTGAAATATAGTTCACTCCTAGATACCCCCAAAAAATCGCCAATAGGTCATAGATTTGAAGACCTTTAAAAAAATTGTATAGGACAAGTAAAACAAAAAATATGCTAAGTCCCCATGCCCCGGACTTGCTTGACTTATTTTCAATAAACTCTTTACCTTCATCTTTAGGCTTTCCAGCTTTATTACGGTTTAATATTTCGTCACGATCCATTTATAAAACCACCTTTCTAATATAAATGGATTGTATAATATTCTTGGCTTTTTGTCAAGTATGCAAGACAATATTTCTTTCATACTTGGCTATTTATATATGACAAGCATTGTAACAATATATTAAAAACCTCCAATCGTATTTTGATTACGACTGGAGGCATAGTATTCTCGCGTTATAATTTTGAAATTTATAATTAAATTAACCATTTATATTATAGTGTTCTGCAAGCTTATTGCTGGCAGTTGCAAGTTTATGTAGGTAAATAAAAGGCCCGACTATAATTAAAGAGCCAAGCACATTCCATAACCAATAATCTTTTGCGCCAAAATCGTATTTTATGTTACGACGTATCAACTCACAGCTAATACGTTCTGAAATTTTGTGAAACCATACTAAAAAAGCAATACCAATCGTTACCGGACCGACTAAAAACGCTAATAGACAATAATGCATCGTTTTTTGACCATCGTAACGACTTGCAATGATGTTAATGTCACTTGAAATGCCTGAGAAAAACACTATAGGATAAATTCCTAATGTAACTATTCCTAAAAGGATCAATTTAGCTAAACTACGATTTTTTTTCAATTGCCCAATCGGCGCAGTTGATACCTGATAACTTTGTGGTGTTTGCGCACCCATTCGAAAGCCCCCAATATAATACATTTTTTGCTAAAATTTCTTATATAATACCTCAATTCTCCTTTTATGTCAATATGTTTAAAATGGATATTGTCAGCATAATTGTATTTAACTGCTGTTTTCGTAACATTATGTTTCTTCAAACATTCTATTAGCGATCGCCTATATTGCAACGTTAATGTTTCTTATTCATAGCGAATATACAGTTCCCTTGCTTGTTTTAACATATCAGTTGTAATTCTACATATTGAAAATTATTACAATATGTGCCATAATATGTTGCAATATATAAAGGGGGAATTGTACGTGAAACATTTTAAACTTATGGGGGTTTTCTTGTGTTGCCTGCTATTGTGCATTAGTTTTGCATCATGCAGCAGCAATAATGACAAAAGAACGATGGATGATTTTATCAAAGCATATCAAGATGCAGGAATTACGGTTGATAAAAGTGAAAAGCCCTTTTTCTCAATGATCGGGGCGATAGATGGGGTAATCTTTGACATAAACGGCAGTACTGTTAAAATTTATCAATATAAAGATATAGCTACTTATGAAAAGTCAAAAAAAGATTATAATATGATTTCTAGCTGGCCAGTAAATGGTGTATTCGTGTTGGAATCAACTAATGCAAAGGCTACGGAGATTTTTAATAGCGTAAAACGAAAATAGATTTTTTTGGGACGATTTACGGTTTAACAGTGAAAAAAGCAGGTGTAGGTACAGCTTTTGTACCTACACCTGCTTTTTCCTAAGCTGTAATTAAACAGCTCACTTTGTGGCAAGGTTAAAAAACATAATGAGGAAAAAGTTAATATATGCCGTCCATATAACTATTTTCGGCGGAAGCAGCTTTTTGAAAATTATATTGAATAGACTGCCGATATACAAAACTAATAGTGGCGCCGATAAAACCATTCCGTTTATAACATTAGAATCGATTGCATGCCAGCCCAGTCTTCCGTTATCCTGACCTGCAACAGATAAAAAACCGGAGAGAGAGAATGAAAATCCGTATACAGTCATTAGAAATATTATTATAAAACTGCTGACTATTACCCATTTATTGTAGATTAATTTTTTGATATCCATAACTTGGTCCTCCCGATAAATTTTATTGAACATTTTTGCGAGTTTACTCGGTTCTTCAAAAGTTTTGATAGTATAGCTTATACTGCCGCTTAATCCGTAACCCTGTATCAAATATTCGTTATATTTGTCATAAAGGTTCTGTTCAACCTCCAGACAAATATGCTTGTTGACATCCGAGTTTGTATTCAACCCTCCCGATAATGCTTTTATGTAAGCATCAAATTCAGGAATTCTGCTCTCCATAAATGATTCTCCCCATAGTACCCATAAAGGTTTTCCACTTTTTTCTTTCCTCTTCAACTGTCTTTTCGCCCTTTTGGGTAATCCTATAGTATTTTCTTCCCGGTCTTCCCTGTTCCTGCTGGCTCCAATAGCTTTCGACAAGCCCGTCCTTCTCCAGCTTATGAAGTGCCGGATAGAGGCTGCCCTCTTTTAATTGAACCTCATCGTTAGTTAATAGTGAAATCTCT
This Bacillota bacterium DNA region includes the following protein-coding sequences:
- a CDS encoding RNA polymerase subunit sigma, which translates into the protein MRDLDQMAVSAAADERVLNELISINETYILQCASRATHRYITKSDDEWSLALSAFTNAVNTYDLKKGSFLGFANVVIKRKLIDYYRSNSKKKNEIVVNPAVFNTDPEDYDDDLAIYRKVVEQKAQDSNDQLKVEIEAANETFSQYGFSFFDLTGCSPKAGKTQKACAKAISFLVQNTFLIQDMRLYRQLPIKEIEKSCKIPRKILERHRRYIIAAIEILTGDYPCLGEYMESIKKEIEHESCYR
- a CDS encoding cadherin-like beta sandwich domain-containing protein, with the protein product MKTKKVLRMICAFALCFAIAASGAVFGFASSNAGLSSLSLGDIVFTPEFSSDITAYSANVPYSTVSVTVTPAAADNGVVTVKDIAITGITPFVTVELSEGENTIPVVVTSEDGSATKTYTITVTRQAAEDSADLSGLSLSSGTLYPEFSSDVTEYKANVENAVESITVTPTAEQPTATVKIGDAVIEAGSSSLPLALNEGENLIAVNVTAQNGNIKVYNITVTREKPADFTDADLTSITLSCGNLAPDFIREVTSYTAAVPSDTEQVEITPTAANTNAVITVNGVGLVDGKANISLAEDKTDAAIVVTLGEVTKTYSITITKQPEETSTAGSVDLKSINLAHIKLKDNPNMTDFTVSVPYAREKIMLIPKAVDKNAVITINGAPFTTRNTNGGNVRLNVGENKVLIVVTNGDASKTYTVTIIREENKKSDKSVKDNNHGKNGAQPAAPGKSAKSHQSGKAQHQNSKKK
- a CDS encoding helix-turn-helix transcriptional regulator, which encodes MENELKFNNRIRMWRAEKRISQGDLAEMVNVSRQTISSIENLQFCPSAKLALLICVALDKSFEDVFYFE
- a CDS encoding DUF6442 family protein, producing MDRDEILNRNKAGKPKDEGKEFIENKSSKSGAWGLSIFFVLLVLYNFFKGLQIYDLLAIFWGYLGVNYISQYRILKTKSALLTAVCGMIAAVGFLLVYIFQTW
- a CDS encoding DUF4234 domain-containing protein, whose product is MGAQTPQSYQVSTAPIGQLKKNRSLAKLILLGIVTLGIYPIVFFSGISSDINIIASRYDGQKTMHYCLLAFLVGPVTIGIAFLVWFHKISERISCELIRRNIKYDFGAKDYWLWNVLGSLIIVGPFIYLHKLATASNKLAEHYNING
- a CDS encoding helix-turn-helix transcriptional regulator; its protein translation is MPSNSIKGNMSLILLSALLEGDKYGYEITKEISLLTNDEVQLKEGSLYPALHKLEKDGLVESYWSQQEQGRPGRKYYRITQKGEKTVEEERKKWKTFMGTMGRIIYGEQNS